From one Lotus japonicus ecotype B-129 chromosome 3, LjGifu_v1.2 genomic stretch:
- the LOC130745520 gene encoding 21 kDa protein-like, with product MANTPLLLTTLFLLSALYLTTANPTNFIKSSCSTTQYPTLCVESLSAYATTIQQDPHQLVQTALSLTLNRTQSTKAFVSRCKNFRGLKPKEYAALHDCAEEISDSVDRLSRSLKELKMCTIKGEDFTWHISNVETWVSSALTDESTCSDGFAGNAMNGKIKTSIRARMVNIAQVTSNALSLVNQYAANH from the coding sequence ATGGCAAACACACCCCTTCTCCTCACCACCCTGTTCCTCCTCTCCGCCCTGTATCTCACCACCGCAAACCCCACCAACTTCATCAAATCCTCCTGCAGCACCACCCAATACCCAACTCTCTGCGTCGAATCCCTCTCCGCCTACGCCACCACCATCCAACAAGACCCACACCAGCTCGTCCAAACTGCACTCTCCCTCACCCTCAACAGAACCCAGTCCACCAAAGCCTTCGTCTCAAGATGCAAAAACTTCAGGGGACTCAAACCCAAGGAGTACGCCGCCCTCCACGACTGCGCTGAGGAGATCAGTGACAGCGTTGACAGGCTCAGCCGTTCGTTGAAGGAGCTCAAGATGTGTACGATCAAGGGTGAGGATTTCACATGGCATATCAGCAATGTTGAGACATGGGTTAGCTCTGCTTTGACTGATGAGAGCACTTGCAGTGATGGGTTTGCTGGGAATGCCATGAATGGGAAGATTAAAACTTCTATTAGAGCTAGAATGGTGAATATTGCTCAGGTTACTAGTAATGCTCTTTCACTTGTTAATCAGTATGCTGCAAATCACTAG
- the LOC130745519 gene encoding pectinesterase-like has product MGNIFLTLLLLSSIFSIASSRRGPSSSNIDWWCKLTPHPEPCKHYITQINPHSKIKHKNEFRGMLVHLALKLALGMQREAHVTLQNMETKKHRTVHGDCLKLYGNTIFHLNRTHHSLHLEKGSSPDDTQTWLATSLTNIRTCGTGAVELNAQDFMFPTESSNVTQMIRNGLAINADFMKYKESAAKNYTSETERTFPNWFSGHERKLLQSSSVKANYVVAKDGSGNFKTVQGALNAAAKRRYKTRFVIHVRKGVYRENIEVAVKNDNIMLVGDGMKNTIITSGRSVQAGYTTYSSATAGIDGLHFIARDITFQNIAGPQKGQAVALRSASDLSVFYRCAILGYQDTLMVHAQRQFYKQCQIYGTVDLIFGNAAVVFQNCKIFAKKPLDGQANMITAQGRDDPFQNTGITIHNSEIRAAPDLKPVVNKHNTFLGRPWQQYSRVVVLKTFMDTLVSPLGWSSWDDTDFALDTLYYGEYENSGPGSSVTNRVQWPGFHVITSPAEASRFTVNGLLTGSMWLPETTVPFTSGL; this is encoded by the exons ATGGGAAATATATTCCTCACACTCTTATTGTTATCTTCAATTTTCTCAATAGCCTCATCCAGAAGAGGTCCTTCCTCCAGCAACATAGATTGGTGGTGCAAACTAACCCCACACCCTGAACCTTGCAAGCACTACATTACTCAAATCAACCCCCATTCCAAAATCAAACACAAAAATGAATTCCGGGGAATGCTTGTACATTTGGCATTAAAACTAGCACTTGGCATGCAAAGGGAAGCACATGTTACTCTACAAAACATGGAGACAAAGAAACACAGAACTGTACATGGTGATTGTTTGAAGCTGTATGGAAACACCATCTTTCATCTCAATCGCACCCATCACAGCCTTCATCTGGAGAAAGGGTCTTCACCAGATGATACACAGACTTGGCTCGCAACATCTCTCACAAATATCAGAACATGTGGAACAGGGGCTGTGGAACTCAATGCTCAAGATTTCATGTTTCCAACAGAGAGCAGCAATGTCACTCAGATGATAAGGAACGGCTTAGCCATCAATGCGGATTTCATGAAATATAAAGAATCAGCGGCTAAAAATTACACCTCGGAAACAGAAAGAACGTTTCCCAATTGGTTTTCCGGGCATGAGAGGAAACTGTTGCAGTCTTCTTCCGTAAAGGCAAATTATGTGGTGGCAAAAGATGGTTCAGGAAACTTCAAGACTGTCCAAGGTGCTCTGAATGCAGCTGCGAAGAGAAGATATAAAACAAGGTTTGTGATACATGTGAGGAAAGGGGTGTATAGAGAGAATATTGAGGTTGCTGTGAAGAATGATAACATCATGCTTGTTGGTGATGGGATGAAAAACACCATAATTACCAGTGGCAGAAGTGTTCAAGCAGGTTATACTACGTATagctcagccacagcag gcATAGATGGACTCCACTTCATTGCACGTGATATTACCTTCCAAAACATTGCGGGTCCTCAAAAGGGTCAAGCTGTAGCGCTCCGATCAGCCTCAGACCTCTCAGTCTTCTACCGATGTGCCATTTTAGGTTATCAAGACACCCTCATGGTTCACGCACAACGCCAATTTTATAAACAATGCCAAATATATGGTACTGTGGACTTAATATTTGGCAATGCCGCCGTGGTTTTTCAGAACTGCAAGATTTTCGCAAAAAAGCCTTTAGATGGCCAAGCAAACATGATCACGGCTCAAGGACGAGATGACCCATTCCAGAACACTGGAATCACCATCCACAATTCTGAAATCAGGGCAGCACCGGACCTCAAGCCTGTCGTTAACAAGCACAACACCTTCTTGGGCAGGCCCTGGCAGCAGTACTCAAGAGTGGTGGTCTTGAAAACTTTCATGGACACCTTGGTGAGCCCGTTGGGATGGTCTTCGTGGGATGATACTGATTTTGCTCTTGACACTTTGTATTATGGAGAGTATGAGAACTCTGGACCTGGTTCGTCGGTGACAAATAGAGTACAATGGCCTGGGTTTCATGTGATAACAAGTCCAGCTGAAGCTTCACGGTTCACCGTTAATGGACTTCTTACGGGCTCCATGTGGTTACCTGAAACAACTGTGCCATTTACCTCTGGTCTTTGA
- the LOC130742402 gene encoding pectinesterase inhibitor 4-like yields the protein MEANTFPRPVSSHQVLAIIIFTFLAISSLSSACNNNSTTPTNSTQTYDYKNTTFPSNSTNTFRAYIKTSCISTTYPSICYSTLYPYASKIEADPLKLCNISLSLALKASKSASSTISETLESNNLTGTAEEVVQDCLSNVKDSIGQLKDSLNVMEGLELDGVDKKFQISNIKTWVSAAITNDQTCYDGFDAMSVDTAVRDKIRSTVLNVARKTSNALYFINNNIY from the coding sequence ATGGAAGCCAACACTTTTCCAAGGCCAGTTTCTTCCCACCAGGTTCTCGCAATTATCATCTTCACATTTCTAGCTATATCTAGCCTCAGTTCAGCATGCAATAACAATTCAACCACCCCTACCAATTCCACACAAACCTATGATTATAAAAACACCACCTTTCCTTCAAACTCCACCAATACCTTCAGAGCCTACATTAAAACCTCTTGCATCTCAACCACATACCCATCAATATGCTACTCAACTTTATACCCCTATGCTTCCAAAATTGAAGCAGATCCTCTGAAACTCTGCAATATCTCTCTCTCACTCGCCTTAAAGGCATCTAAAAGTGCATCCTCCACCATTTCAGAGACTCTGGAGAGCAATAATTTGACAGGCACTGCAGAAGAAGTGGTACAAGATTGCTTAAGCAATGTGAAGGACTCTATAGGACAACTGAAAGACTCTCTTAATGTAATGGAAGGTTTGGAATTGGATGGTGTTGATAAAAAGTTTCAGATTAGCAACATTAAGACTTGGGTGAGTGCTGCAATCACCAATGATCAAACTTGCTATGATGGTTTTGATGCGATGAGCGTGGACACCGCCGTGAGGGACAAAATCAGAAGCACCGTTTTGAATGTGGCGAGGAAGACTAGCAATGCTTTGTATTTCATCAACAATAACATATACTGA